Part of the Halostella litorea genome, GCCGGTCCCGTACCTATCGACGACAGTAGCCATCATCTCGTCGAGATGTGCGTCCCGGTGCTCCGTCCGGGGATGCTGTGCGCGCTCGAGGATGAGTTCGACCACGTCATCAACTGATGCGTGCTCGGGATTCTTGGTTCGTTCACAAACGTCGTAGAGAGCGTCGTTATCGGGCATTCCAAATCACTTCGAAGGATCCTCCACGGTGTCAGGGCTCCTTGAGCAATGAGCGAGCTCGCTGCACGTAACTGTTCGCGCCCCAGCTACGGGCGTCACTGATCGCATCGAGGAGCAGCCGCGCATCGGCAGCTGATAGGTGTTCAGCTCGAACGAGAACCGAGAGCAGCGTCGGTGTCGTGACGAGCCGAGTATCAGCGAGTGAGGCGTGGATCAAGCCAAGTTGGTTGAACTCGTCACAGAGGAAGAGCGTAGCATTGAGATCGTTCGCGAGCGTGACCGCCGCGTTTTCACCGTCATCGAGGGGGAACTCGGCATCGAGGTCGACCGACTGTGTCGTGAATGACTCTGTTTGGTCGAGGACGGCGGACGCGGCGTGTCCATGGACGTCATCGTACGAGGCGATCTCTTGGAGTTCATCGATGACCGCTGTTGGGACGACGACCTCGTACCGGGAGAGACAGAGTGCGAGTGGATCGGGGTCGTCGTCAGTAACGATCCCGAGACTCACGAGGGCGGAGGCGTCTGCGATAAGCCGCGACATCTAAGCGTCGGCGACCTCGTCGATGAAGTCCTCGTCCAACTGCTGTTTCAACACGCGGAGGTTTGCCGCCTCCTCGGCGCCGACGAGCGCTTTGAGTTGATCGAAGGTAATCTCATCGTCGTAATAGGCGGCAGCGATCTCTTGGGTGAGTGCGTCGTCGTGAGCGGCGTCTTGGAGGTACTCCCGAAGCGCGGTCACGAGGATATCTGTTCGGTCTTCCCCGAGGACTGCGGCCAGTGCGTCGGCCCGGTCGATGAGCCGATCGGGGGCCCGAAACTGCACGCGCTTCTTATCGGTGCTCATGATGTGTACATTGTGAGCCAACGCACTTAGCCGTTTTCGTGTGTACGATGTGAGCCTCACTCGGCTAAGCGTCACTCGGCCACGAGGTGCTCCGTGAGGTCGCGCGTCCAGTACGTCGCGAGCCCACCAGGGCTACAGCGAGCACACAGTTGGAGCGGCCCCTCGAGATGGCCGAGTTCGACGCGGAACCGGGTAAGTGCCGCGAGGGCGCCGACGACCAGTCCGCACCCGTCGCAGGCGTGGTGGTCGCGCTCGTCGGGATCCGACCGCGTCTGGGTGGCGCAGTCGACACAGATTGGGTGCGTCACCCGTTCGTCTTTCCCCCACGTATGCGCCTCGCCCATCGCTGTACCAGGCGGTGAATCGCAGAACCCACACCCAGAAAGCGTCTGTTGCATCAGTTGTCCTCCGCGTCGGCGTCGGTGGCGGCCTGCCAGCCACGATGGAACACGGCGAGCTGGGTGATCGACTTGAAGGGCTTGCTACTGGGCTCGTGGACGAGAATGCGTTGGTCAGGGATCGGCGCCACCACATCGTCCTCGACGAGGTCGCCAACGAGACGGCGGGCAGTCGCCTCGTCGATGTCCGCCGTCGCGACTCGGGACGCATCCCGGTCCTGTGCAACGAGTTCGGTTTCGAGCCGGTCGTAGTCGCCTGTCGTGTCGTCGATGATATCAGGTCCAGTCATGGAAGCTCACGCTCTGGACGCGCTTCGAGCGCGCCTCACGCCTCCTGGCGCCGATAGACACACCTGCGGTGCGGGCATG contains:
- a CDS encoding PIN domain-containing protein, whose product is MSRLIADASALVSLGIVTDDDPDPLALCLSRYEVVVPTAVIDELQEIASYDDVHGHAASAVLDQTESFTTQSVDLDAEFPLDDGENAAVTLANDLNATLFLCDEFNQLGLIHASLADTRLVTTPTLLSVLVRAEHLSAADARLLLDAISDARSWGANSYVQRARSLLKEP
- a CDS encoding DUF7558 family protein — protein: MQQTLSGCGFCDSPPGTAMGEAHTWGKDERVTHPICVDCATQTRSDPDERDHHACDGCGLVVGALAALTRFRVELGHLEGPLQLCARCSPGGLATYWTRDLTEHLVAE